The Oncorhynchus nerka isolate Pitt River linkage group LG3, Oner_Uvic_2.0, whole genome shotgun sequence genome includes the window tccctccgatgtcaacaactacagaccagtatcccttctttcttttctctccaaaactcttgaacgtgccgtccttggccagctctcccgctatctctctcagaatgaccttcttgatccaaatcagtcaggtttcaagactagtcattcaactgagactgaaCTTCTCTGTagcacggaggcgctccgcactgctaaagctaactctctctcctctgctctcatccttctagacctatcggctgccttcgatactgtgaaccatcagatcctcctctccaccctctccgagttgggcatctccggagcggcccacgcttggattgcgtcctacctgacaggtcgctcctaccaggtggcgtggcgagaatccgtctcctcaccacgtgctctcaccactggtgtcccccagggctctgttctaggccctctcctattctcgctatacaccaagtcacttggctctgtcataacctcacatggtctctcctatcattgctatgcagacgacacacaattaatcttctcctttcccccttctgatgaccaggtggcaaatcgcatctctgcatgtctggcagacatatcagtgtggatgacggatcaccacctcaagctgaacctcggcaagacggagctgctcttcctcccgggaaggactgcccgttccatgatctcgccatcacggttgacaactccactgtgtcctcctcccagagcgctaagaaccttggcgtgatcctggacaacaccctgtcgttctcaactaacatcaaggcggtggcccgttcctgtaggttcatgctctacaacatccgcagagtacgaccctgcctcacacaggaagcggcgcaggtcctaatccaggcacttgtcatctcccgtctggattactgcaactcgctgttggctgggctccctgcctgtgccattaaacccctacaactcatccagaacgccgcagcccgtctggtgttcaaccttcccaagttctctcacgtcaccccgctcctccgctctctccactggctttcagttgaagctcgcatccgctacaagaccatggtgcttgcctatggagctgtgaggggaacggcacctcagtacctccaggctctgatcaggccctacacccaaacaagggcactgcgttcatccacctctggcctgctcgcctccctaccactgaggaagtacagttcccgctcagcccagtcaaaactgttcgctgctctggccccccaatggtggaacaaactccctcacgacgccaggacagcggagtcaatctccaccttccggagacacctgaaaccccacctctttaaggaataccttggataggataaagtaatccctctcaccccccttaaaagatttagatgcactactgttccactggatgtcataaggtgaatgcaccaatttgtaagtcgctctggataagagcgtctgctaaatgacttaaatgtaatgtaaatgttctgTCTAGCGTGTACAGCGTATATATCCCATTAGCTGAATGTtttccatgtcgtcattcagaaACGATTcgatgaaacataagatattagtttttgatgtcccgttggttggaaattcgtgatcgtacctcgtctaatttattgtccaatgattgtacgttggcaaGTAATATTGATGGTAAGGGCAGATTTCCCACTCGCCGTCGGCGGATCCTTACGAGGCACTCTGCCCTGTGTACTCTATACCTGCGTCTCTTTCTCTTGCCAATGAAGGGGATTTCGGCCTTGTCAGAAGTACATCCCGTGcgtcctgcttgttgaagaaaaaaatCTGTCTTACCCGAGATGAGTggtcgctgtcctgatatccagaagctctctCTGCAACGCTTCATGAAAAGTTCAAAACATCAGAAAGAAACATTCAAATGCAGATGTCTATAAGTCTCCATATGAGTTaagagctacagtgccttgcgaaagtattcggcccccttgaactttgcgaccttttgccacatttcaggcttcaaacataaagatataaaactgtatttttttttgtgaagaatcaacaacaagtgggacacaatcatgaagtggaacgacatttattggatatttcaaacttttttaacaattcaaaaactgaaaaattgggcatgcaaaattattcagcccccttaagttaatactttgtagcgccaccttttgctgcgattacagctgtaagtcgcttggggtatgtctctctctcactgtaaatGTAGTTCTTTCAGACACTTCACATGATGCACACCAGTAGCATCTGTAATAGGTGTAacctgctataactcactgtaCATCATAAAGCCAAGTACATTCAACAGTAAATCAAACAGAATGTTCAATACTTTACCTTGCCCTTGGCCAGTGAATGACAATACACAGAACAGCAAAAGCATCTTTATTCCCATTCCTCTGGCCACAATATCCTTGTGAATGTGCAAACACACCTCTGCAGCTACTACTGAATGAACAACTAACCTCCGCAGTTACCTCAGCCCTTTATATAGACGTATGTCTCCATCTGAGATAAAATGGGCCATGTTGTATGAAGCATGTCCCCCTACCTACACCTGCCTTGTGTTATATACGCCAAGCATTTTGGAAAGAGTGGACGTTGGCGAAAACAACACCTCATAGTGTTACTGATGAGTGACGTCAGCCTGACAGGTGGATGAGAGTCCTTCATGATACTGACCTGTGATGGAAAAACACTCTTCTGCCTTCATGCCTTATGTTCAATAAATATACTTTCTTTCAGAGCAAACTAACAAATAACGTTCATTAAATAGAATGTTGACCTGAAGACTTGAAGGCCGCTTGAAACTGTCAGCCAGACACTGCGATTGTGTTTCCTTGGCAAACAAGACAATGATCAAATATTCCTTTAGCAAAgcaatgagggaaaaaaaacgtCATTGATCTGATAGGTCAATATGCTGCCCAGATCATCATTCAAGAGATTAGAGGAAACTAAATGACAGTTTCACGGGTTAGAGAAGTTCTGTTTGCACAGAGTCAAATCTCACATTGACTATCATAGGACATGAACATTCTTTCACGGCATAACGGTTTGGTGCTTGCTGGATTCCATTAATCAGTCATGGTATTGGGCTCCACACCGCTACACTGGATCATTCATCACCATGTCGATGGTATCTCTGAAGACAAACTTAAAAACAGATATTTACACTTGGTCTCTTGAGCTTCCATTTTCAGCATGTTAGAAGCTGTAAGGTGGAACTAGTAAACAAATACTTCTCGACAACTGACACTGCCAACTAACCATACGAAGGAGCGGGTCCAACGTCTCATCACAGTGCTGTGTGTCACTAGACAGCTCTCTTGTGGTTCTCTGCTCAGGCATAACTCAACACATGCAGGTACAGTATCTTGGATGTGCTCACATCATCACATGCCGGTATAAAACTGTTTGGTCATCCCAATACAATACATCTCTCCATTGTTGTGTTCCATGTGAACTTTCGCTGCACCCATTGTTTTGAGTACATTAAGCAATCAAACAcactctggaacacacacacgggATATTTTTACAAGATACAGCTAAAGGTTGTTATTTTGGTTTAAAAACTTCTCTTTGCAGAGGCATCATGCAGACACACTTCAGTGGTTGGAAGCTGCAAACAAAGAACCAATGTCCGTGCATACTGTAAGCTTTCATTGGTTTTAATGCATTGCATTTTGACATCACATATACAGTTTTTCCACAATCAACATTCAAGATAGAGGCAGTTAGGACTACATTTGCAGTATATACAAACAGTCTATGCAGCCTTTATAGGGAGTCTTGGGTCTCGTGAGGTGACTGCCTTTGAATAAAGAGTGCAAGACAAGTATAAGCTAGCTACAACACATCCATACACACTGAGTCAGTATCATGTCATATCCAAGCCAAATACCCACCAGTCTCAGCGCTACTTTGAAATGCCCTCATCATTCACTCCAAATACACCATACCATTCCCCTTCATTCTCCATATTTCTACAGCCAAAATAAGACATATTCAGCCTAAATCTTCACAAGTAACAAAAAGCAACGGTGGCAAACAGATACCAGAAACAAGTAATGCTTTAACAGTGGAGCCAACTGGCCAAGTGATGCCTTGTTGCATCATCACCGTAAATGGTTGCCGTGTCTAAACACATATGGGACACAATTTGAGGGATTTTAAATGATATTATCAGTAACCAATCGGATcaataggactgtagatgtttTCAAAGTGAGGAGAAAAAGACAGGAAATGTTGATATTTTGAGAGGAAACAAAACAAACCTTTAGTATGGTAGGTTTTCTGATTCTCCTAACCTTTCTGTGGGGAAGCTCTTATGAAGTATCTTTCAGCCAGAAAAGACAGATCCTAACATATTGGTGCATGATATCCATAATACAGAATGAAACTGAAGAGAAGGACAATCTTTCAAATCAACTCAATCACATCTCAATTGGTGATAAGTGGTCAAATCTGATATTTGATCCTATTAGTGTTTAGCGGTCCTCTACGCAGCCATTTTGGTGGTAAGTTACAGTACGGTCCCATAGAATAGAGTTGTGCAGTGGTTACCAACCCTGGTTCTGGAAAGCCTTTTAAGTTCCGGCTTTTCTTCCAGCCCAGCATTCAAAACATTCAACgtgattcaactaatcaaggaCTAGATCATTATTTGAATCATGAGTTGGAACAAAAGTCTCTACTTAAATACTAAAAAGTCTACTAAAAGCAGTGAATGTGCTAAAAGCCTGTACTCTTGtggctctccaggaccagggttttTACCTCTGATGTAGTGAGTGGGTCATTGGCCATTAGTTCTCCATCAGCTGGCATTCAGTTTTCAGCCTGTTTCTCCAGCAGGCCCTTGAGGTGGGCGTGTAGCGGCTGGCACACAGCCTGGTAGCCCTGAGGGGTGAGGTGGAGGAAGTCATACAGGTCCTGGTGGGAGATGCTGCCGTCCGAGTGCACAAAGCCGGGGTCAACGTTGAGGAGGGAGgcgtgggggagagaggacactGCATCCTTGACCAGTTTGTTGACCTGGGCGTTCCTCTCCCGTAGGGGGTTGGGCATCTTACCCCTGGGCAGCACTCCCTGTGGTTGGAAACATACATGatagcacaggaggctgctgaggggagaacggttCATAATAATGTTcggaatggagcaaatggaatggcatcaaacacctgaaaACCATGTGTtagataccattccactgattcagcttcagccattaccacaagcccattctCCACAATTAAGgtcccaccaacctcctgtgcattATAGCCACTAGACGGCCAAACGACAAACGTGCCAATTTAGTTAGCAATGATAATGGAGTCCATAAAGCATGCAGTTCATAATTTAGGTTTGGGTTATCATAAAGGTTAATGGTTGTAAAGGGGATTTTCCAAGTGAACAAATGGGAGCGCAGTCAATCACATTAATTTAAATCATTTCAGTTTATTACAAGAATTCAGGGAGAACATCTCCAGAACAGAAGCCAAGAGAAATGTCTAACGGGCTTGTCTGAGAGGGTACTTATATAATCCCACAGCACCGAGTGTTGAGTAAACACCAGCCCGAGAGGCTTGTAGGAAGTCACAACACCAGCTGCTACAGAATCACAGTGTCACAGATACATTATCAGTGTGTCCTCTGCGAAGTCTTTCAGCAAACTTTAAccataacattcaacactggCAGACATTTGATTCTGGCAGTTGAACAGGTCAAAGGAAGGAACATCAGTACTTAGTAACAGTGAATCACATACAGGAAAATGATAAACCGTTGTAATGGGAAATGTTTGAAGTCACATGTGGTAGAAAAGAGGAAGAAAAACCCACCAGTACGAGAGTGTAAGCCTTCGGCAGCTTGTCCTTGATGAGTTGGACTATGGCCATAATGCCTCCACAGATCTGTTCTGCAGTGTGACCGTGATTATGGGTGCCCACCCACAGCACTACAAcctggtggaggcagaggcacaaACATCAACTTGGTGGGCAGTTTCATTCATACCACTTCATTTAAAAGCATTTTCAATGACTGATACTTAAAGTGCTTTTTGGCCTGGGAACAGGCTTGAGACCATGGATCTGTGCAGCCATTAGGGTTTAAATCTGAACAATGAGTAGTGTATGATCAACTCTAATGTAATGTACTAACGTGTTGTCTTTGTGTATATATACCTTTGGGCTGATGTGGGCCAACTCTCCATTGCTCAATCTCCACAAGACGTGCTGTGTTTCGTCACCACCCACCCCAAAGTTGAGAGCGTGGAGAGGGGAGAACAGCTCTCGCCACACCTGACAAAAACAAATGAACACAATACCAGTATGTCAACTAGCATATCCTAGCAGCTAACATGTCTTCTTCTGAAATAACAAGACTTGTAATCAGAAAATATTAAAATGTGGCAAATTATGTTAGCTAAAGTTCCAACCAACAAATGATACCAATGTTTGCAGTCCCATTACAGCTGTCAGGATAGAGAGATTACCTCAAACTGGTGCAAGAGCTGGACAAGAGAGTCTCCTACAAACAGGACATCTGGTTCCTTGTCCTTGCTGTTAGACACAAAGTGGTTATgctgtaggcagaaggagagaggaaaggggatacctagtcagttgcacaactgaatgcattcaaccgaaatgtgtcttccgcatttaacccaacccctctgaatcaggacACGAGAGGAAATTGACAATATAGGTTACTGGGATTCTGAAATGGCAGCAGGATACACACCAAAGACATCCATCTGCCATCTCCCTGGATGTCCACACAAGGAGTGGGTGTGGCGGCGGGGTTGGAGTCTCCAGAGCTCATCACTTTGTCTGTCTAGTGTCAGAAAGAAACAAAGTGAAAATCAAGGCTTGGTAGATTAGAGCAGATGGTTGGATGCTTACTGTGTGTGAATCAAAAAGCAACTAACCACGGGTAGCTAGCTGGGTCACTACAGTAGAGTAGTGCAAAACAATTCCAAGTGAAATGTGTAACCCTATTCACAAATGGGCGTGCACTGGCACATAATTATGgggcctaataataataataacgatTGCAGTAACTAATACTTTAGCACAAATACACCAAAAACGCGAGGATTCGTTAGTCATATGTCAAGCCAGGCTACAGGAATAGTCAGCTAGctatacagtagctagctagctaatcatAAGGTTAGCATAAAGTGCTACGAACCAATGATGCATTGGCAATGTGGTGCATCAACGTACAGACTTTTTCATATTAATATGTGTGGTTGCTGAATAGCTAACAGGTATTACTGTTTTACAATACCGTAATTGTGGTTCCGGCTGCGTGATAGTTCCTGAAAGTAAAAT containing:
- the LOC115101367 gene encoding platelet-activating factor acetylhydrolase IB subunit alpha1-like isoform X3 codes for the protein MEVGTDKVMSSGDSNPAATPTPCVDIQGDGRWMSLHNHFVSNSKDKEPDVLFVGDSLVQLLHQFEVWRELFSPLHALNFGVGGDETQHVLWRLSNGELAHISPKVVVLWVGTHNHGHTAEQICGGIMAIVQLIKDKLPKAYTLVLGVLPRGKMPNPLRERNAQVNKLVKDAVSSLPHASLLNVDPGFVHSDGSISHQDLYDFLHLTPQGYQAVCQPLHAHLKGLLEKQAEN
- the LOC115101367 gene encoding platelet-activating factor acetylhydrolase IB subunit alpha1-like isoform X4, with protein sequence MSSGDSNPAATPTPCVDIQGDGRWMSLHNHFVSNSKDKEPDVLFVGDSLVQLLHQFEVWRELFSPLHALNFGVGGDETQHVLWRLSNGELAHISPKVVVLWVGTHNHGHTAEQICGGIMAIVQLIKDKLPKAYTLVLGVLPRGKMPNPLRERNAQVNKLVKDAVSSLPHASLLNVDPGFVHSDGSISHQDLYDFLHLTPQGYQAVCQPLHAHLKGLLEKQAEN
- the LOC115101367 gene encoding platelet-activating factor acetylhydrolase IB subunit alpha1-like isoform X1, giving the protein MFGCPATSRTSHQHHIEKTDKVMSSGDSNPAATPTPCVDIQGDGRWMSLHNHFVSNSKDKEPDVLFVGDSLVQLLHQFEVWRELFSPLHALNFGVGGDETQHVLWRLSNGELAHISPKVVVLWVGTHNHGHTAEQICGGIMAIVQLIKDKLPKAYTLVLGVLPRGKMPNPLRERNAQVNKLVKDAVSSLPHASLLNVDPGFVHSDGSISHQDLYDFLHLTPQGYQAVCQPLHAHLKGLLEKQAEN
- the LOC115101367 gene encoding platelet-activating factor acetylhydrolase IB subunit alpha1-like isoform X2 gives rise to the protein MHHIANASLTDKVMSSGDSNPAATPTPCVDIQGDGRWMSLHNHFVSNSKDKEPDVLFVGDSLVQLLHQFEVWRELFSPLHALNFGVGGDETQHVLWRLSNGELAHISPKVVVLWVGTHNHGHTAEQICGGIMAIVQLIKDKLPKAYTLVLGVLPRGKMPNPLRERNAQVNKLVKDAVSSLPHASLLNVDPGFVHSDGSISHQDLYDFLHLTPQGYQAVCQPLHAHLKGLLEKQAEN